In Actinoplanes sp. NBC_00393, a single genomic region encodes these proteins:
- a CDS encoding ABC transporter ATP-binding protein — MATVTYDKASRIYPGSERPAVNELNLEIGDGEFLVLVGPSGCGKSTSLRMLAGLEDVDRGRILINDKDVTHLPPKSRDIAMVFQNYALYPHMTVYENMAFALKLRKTPKAEIDRAVKEAAALLQLEEYLSRKPKALSGGQRQRVAMGRAIVRQPQVFLMDEPLSNLDAKLRVQTRSQIASLQAKLGVTTVYVTHDQVEAMTMGHRVAVMLDGVLQQVDTPRALYDTPGNVFVAGFMGSPAMNIKTVPLTESGATFGSLNIPLTREQVAAAQQGGDGKVTIGFRPEAAEVVGQSADALPIVVDLVEDLGSDANVYGHSEVGGGSERFVVRTERRYMPHMGETVYIRPQTNALHVFNAGSGVRV; from the coding sequence ATGGCTACCGTCACGTACGACAAGGCCTCCCGGATCTACCCGGGCTCTGAGCGCCCCGCGGTCAACGAGTTGAACCTCGAGATCGGCGACGGCGAGTTCCTCGTCCTGGTCGGCCCCTCCGGTTGTGGTAAGTCCACCAGCCTGCGCATGCTCGCCGGCCTGGAGGACGTGGACCGCGGCCGCATCCTCATCAACGACAAGGACGTCACCCACCTCCCGCCGAAGTCCCGTGACATCGCGATGGTGTTCCAGAACTACGCTCTCTACCCGCACATGACGGTGTACGAGAACATGGCGTTCGCCCTGAAGCTGCGCAAGACCCCGAAGGCGGAGATCGACCGCGCCGTCAAGGAGGCCGCCGCGCTGCTCCAGCTGGAGGAGTACCTGTCGCGTAAGCCGAAGGCGCTCTCCGGTGGTCAGCGTCAGCGTGTCGCCATGGGCCGCGCGATCGTGCGTCAGCCGCAGGTGTTCCTCATGGACGAGCCGCTGTCGAACCTTGACGCCAAGCTCCGCGTCCAGACCCGTTCGCAGATCGCCTCGCTGCAGGCGAAGCTCGGCGTCACCACGGTCTACGTGACCCACGACCAGGTCGAGGCCATGACCATGGGTCACCGGGTGGCGGTCATGCTCGACGGTGTGCTGCAGCAGGTGGACACCCCGCGGGCGCTCTACGACACCCCCGGCAACGTCTTCGTCGCCGGCTTCATGGGCTCCCCGGCCATGAACATCAAGACCGTTCCGCTGACCGAGAGTGGCGCCACCTTCGGTTCGCTGAACATCCCGCTCACCCGTGAGCAGGTCGCCGCGGCCCAGCAGGGCGGCGACGGCAAGGTCACCATCGGTTTCCGTCCGGAGGCTGCCGAGGTCGTCGGCCAGTCGGCCGACGCGCTGCCGATCGTGGTGGACCTGGTCGAGGACCTCGGTTCCGACGCGAACGTCTACGGCCACTCGGAGGTCGGCGGCGGCTCGGAGCGCTTCGTGGTCCGGACCGAGCGTCGCTACATGCCGCACATGGGCGAGACGGTCTACATCCGGCCGCAGACCAACGCGCTGCACGTCTTCAACGCCGGCTCCGGCGTCCGGGTCTGA
- a CDS encoding FG-GAP-like repeat-containing protein, with the protein MTASHRALTRRLLTAGLAAVTLTTTVPAVAHAAPAGRATAAYLALADYDQKLAVAVKFGFGDDFELIERDDRDFVIGLWTLLKENPDFLEVTLAAERAFTTSDPQDPEAADRACHEFIVTGVHAAYDRDVAREQREAEAKRQSDVARTAAAASIDVIADAALLNGTDAQFIQQIWERVLDDPDWVEVKNAAAEVRDGTPEEQKQFIASGMAAAAKEAVERRIREDDEKTEAQKAAELARAAKQLAANRIGLPVTEQLLNLPDRDFVTEVWNFAQDGSEVQAAAVDAARSNDPAVWKTFIATGIHQAKDRDIQIALDKKYQADRALAEQLKATATANGDLNLLHATTRALAGTPTQLDTFLRVGQYDLDLRTGFESGDVQPTWSNSPAAANAVVNVSKAALGVGTGTGHTGGAALVYSGSDDNTLQSSAYLRSMALSRITVKPATTLSYWIKPDSSTARPGVKTRNSTCVAIDLVFSDGTYLRDSGLKDQRGNRIHPAHQCSKLTADQWNLVVVPLGSALAGKQVTGLNVGYEQSNNIGGYRGLIDDITISESPVDPGEPGTVPNYPVDKPVRDFNSDGLVDVVGRTAQGELRLYRGNGKNGFLDDGVSFGSGFSGFTAVFSSGDFDRDGLADVIGRNSAGTLLLYRGNGKGGYVDGRGISIGTGWSSLNSLFSPGDFDRDGFTDVIGRTSQGELLLYRGNGKDGFLNSNGISVGTGWSSLNSLFSPSDFDRDGLADVIARNSLGDLLLYRGNGKNGFLNARGIVIGTGWNGFNTLLSAGDFDNDGLADVIGRTTSGELRLYRGDGKDGFLNSGTAIGSGWQGLNLIF; encoded by the coding sequence ATGACTGCCTCGCACCGCGCTCTGACGCGGCGCCTGCTGACCGCTGGGCTCGCCGCGGTCACTCTCACCACGACTGTCCCGGCCGTCGCGCACGCCGCGCCGGCGGGACGCGCCACGGCCGCCTACCTCGCGCTGGCCGATTACGATCAGAAGCTTGCCGTCGCCGTGAAGTTCGGTTTCGGCGACGACTTCGAGCTCATCGAGCGCGACGACCGCGACTTCGTCATCGGCCTCTGGACTCTCCTCAAGGAGAACCCCGACTTCCTGGAAGTCACGCTTGCTGCCGAGCGCGCGTTCACCACTTCGGACCCGCAGGATCCGGAGGCCGCGGATCGCGCCTGCCACGAGTTCATCGTCACCGGCGTCCACGCCGCCTACGACCGCGACGTGGCCCGGGAGCAGCGCGAGGCCGAGGCGAAGCGGCAGTCCGATGTGGCCCGTACGGCCGCTGCGGCCAGCATCGACGTGATCGCCGACGCGGCCCTGCTCAACGGCACCGACGCCCAGTTCATCCAGCAGATCTGGGAACGGGTGCTGGACGACCCCGACTGGGTCGAGGTCAAGAACGCCGCGGCGGAGGTCCGCGACGGCACCCCCGAGGAGCAGAAGCAGTTCATCGCCTCGGGTATGGCGGCCGCCGCCAAGGAGGCCGTCGAGCGCCGCATCCGCGAGGACGACGAGAAGACCGAGGCGCAGAAGGCCGCCGAGCTGGCCCGCGCGGCCAAGCAGCTCGCCGCGAACCGGATCGGCCTGCCGGTCACCGAGCAGCTGCTGAACCTGCCCGACCGGGACTTCGTCACCGAGGTCTGGAACTTCGCGCAGGACGGCTCCGAGGTTCAGGCCGCCGCCGTCGACGCGGCCCGCAGCAACGACCCGGCGGTTTGGAAGACGTTCATCGCGACCGGCATTCATCAGGCCAAGGATCGCGACATCCAGATCGCGCTGGACAAGAAGTATCAGGCCGACCGCGCCCTGGCCGAGCAGCTGAAGGCGACGGCGACCGCGAACGGCGACCTCAACCTGCTGCACGCCACCACCAGGGCGCTCGCCGGTACGCCCACCCAGCTCGACACCTTCCTGCGGGTCGGCCAGTACGACCTCGACCTGAGGACCGGTTTCGAGTCGGGCGACGTGCAGCCGACCTGGTCGAACAGCCCGGCCGCGGCGAACGCCGTCGTGAACGTCAGCAAGGCGGCGCTGGGCGTCGGCACCGGGACCGGGCACACCGGCGGAGCGGCCCTGGTCTACTCCGGCTCGGACGACAACACCCTGCAGTCCTCGGCCTACCTGCGGTCGATGGCACTGAGCCGGATCACCGTCAAGCCCGCCACCACACTGTCGTACTGGATCAAGCCGGACAGCAGCACCGCCCGGCCGGGCGTGAAGACCCGGAACAGTACGTGCGTCGCCATCGACCTCGTGTTCAGCGACGGCACGTACCTGCGCGACTCCGGCCTCAAGGACCAGCGCGGCAACCGCATCCACCCGGCCCACCAGTGCAGCAAGCTCACCGCCGACCAGTGGAACCTGGTCGTCGTGCCGCTCGGCAGCGCGCTGGCCGGCAAGCAGGTCACCGGGCTCAACGTCGGCTACGAGCAGTCGAACAACATCGGCGGCTACCGGGGCCTGATCGACGACATCACCATCTCCGAGTCGCCGGTCGATCCCGGCGAGCCGGGCACTGTGCCGAACTACCCGGTCGACAAGCCCGTGCGGGACTTCAACAGCGACGGCCTCGTCGACGTCGTCGGGCGTACCGCGCAGGGCGAACTCCGCCTCTACCGCGGTAACGGCAAGAACGGCTTCCTGGACGACGGCGTCTCCTTCGGCTCCGGCTTCAGCGGGTTCACCGCCGTCTTCTCATCCGGCGACTTCGACCGCGACGGCCTCGCCGACGTCATCGGGCGCAACTCCGCGGGCACCCTGCTCCTGTACCGCGGCAACGGCAAGGGCGGATACGTCGACGGCCGGGGCATCTCCATCGGCACCGGCTGGAGCAGCCTGAACTCGCTGTTCTCACCCGGCGACTTCGACCGCGACGGCTTCACCGACGTCATCGGGCGTACCTCCCAGGGCGAGTTGCTCCTCTACCGCGGCAACGGCAAGGACGGCTTCCTCAACTCGAACGGCATCTCCGTCGGCACCGGCTGGAGCAGCCTGAACTCGCTGTTCTCACCCAGCGACTTCGACCGCGACGGCCTCGCCGACGTCATCGCCCGCAACTCTCTGGGCGACCTGCTCCTCTACCGCGGCAACGGCAAGAACGGCTTCCTGAACGCGAGGGGCATCGTCATCGGCACCGGCTGGAACGGCTTCAACACGCTGCTGTCGGCCGGGGACTTCGACAACGACGGTCTCGCCGACGTCATCGGGCGGACCACCTCGGGCGAACTCCGCCTCTACCGCGGCGACGGCAAGGACGGCTTCCTCAACAGCGGCACCGCGATCGGCAGCGGCTGGCAAGGCCTGAACCTGATCTTCTGA
- a CDS encoding FG-GAP repeat domain-containing protein, which translates to MSVSTRALTRRLLTAGLAAVTLTTVVPAVAHAAPAERATTAYLALADYDEKLAVAVKFGFGDNFELVERDDRDFVVGLWDLLKEDPDFLEVTLAAEQAFTTSDPDDPEAVDRACHEFIVSGVHAAYDRDVAREQRETEAKRLSDETRAAAASSINITAGKALLDATDTSFIQQIWDAVENDADWPKVKAAASAALAGNAEEQQQFIATGLTAAAQQDTADRIAKDEEKTEAEKAAALARAAKQFAANRIGLPVTEQLLALPDRDFATEVWNFAPDGSEVQIAAIETVRSLDPAVWKAFIDTGVHQAKDRDIQKALDAVEAADRKLVQDILARAEAAFQRNLAAAARKALAGTASDVSAFLRTGQYAAYELDRAERLRCNTSGVVDGPNQAGGVVYAVDYTGDCIDDLGNQNPSGQLRAWRATGEIATGKLFVGPSSLVGGGWTATNIPRIVTGDFNGDFKADIIGQASDGKLRAWPSTGTVGENKLFTGAARIVGGGWTTTNIPRIITGDFTGDGKTDIIGQAANGQLRAWASTGNIAENKLFTTAASGIVGSGFTVAAYPRIVTGDFNGDGRTDIIGQAASGELHGFASTGSIADGKLFAAYKVVGGGWTTTNIPRIITGDFNGDGKTDLIGQASDGRLRGFPSSGVIDTGKLFSGTYPIVGAGWTATNIPRIVTGDFNGDGKTDVLGQAANGELRGFASSGVFGDSKLFPGAYPIVGGGWTIANTPRIF; encoded by the coding sequence ATGTCTGTCTCCACCCGCGCGCTGACCCGGCGGCTGCTGACCGCCGGGCTCGCCGCGGTCACCCTCACCACGGTCGTCCCGGCCGTCGCCCACGCCGCACCGGCCGAACGCGCCACGACCGCGTACCTGGCCCTCGCCGACTACGACGAGAAGCTCGCCGTGGCCGTGAAGTTCGGCTTCGGCGACAACTTCGAGCTCGTGGAACGCGACGACCGCGACTTCGTGGTCGGCCTCTGGGACCTGCTCAAGGAGGATCCCGACTTCCTCGAGGTCACCCTCGCCGCCGAGCAGGCTTTCACCACTTCGGACCCGGACGACCCGGAAGCCGTCGATCGGGCCTGTCACGAGTTCATCGTCAGCGGTGTCCACGCCGCCTACGACCGCGACGTGGCCCGGGAGCAGCGCGAGACCGAGGCCAAGCGGCTCTCCGACGAGACCCGTGCCGCGGCCGCGTCCAGCATCAACATCACCGCCGGCAAGGCGTTGCTGGACGCCACCGACACCAGCTTCATCCAGCAGATCTGGGATGCCGTCGAGAACGACGCCGACTGGCCCAAGGTCAAGGCTGCCGCTTCCGCGGCCCTCGCCGGGAACGCCGAGGAGCAGCAGCAGTTCATCGCGACCGGGCTGACTGCCGCCGCGCAGCAGGACACCGCGGACCGGATCGCGAAGGACGAGGAGAAGACCGAGGCTGAGAAGGCTGCCGCACTGGCCCGGGCCGCCAAGCAGTTCGCCGCGAACCGCATCGGCCTGCCGGTCACCGAGCAGCTGCTGGCCCTGCCCGACCGCGACTTCGCCACCGAGGTCTGGAACTTCGCCCCGGACGGCTCCGAGGTTCAGATCGCGGCCATCGAAACCGTGCGCAGTCTCGACCCGGCGGTCTGGAAAGCGTTCATCGACACCGGCGTCCACCAGGCCAAGGACCGCGACATCCAGAAGGCCCTGGACGCCGTGGAAGCGGCGGACCGCAAGCTGGTGCAGGACATCCTGGCGCGCGCCGAGGCCGCCTTCCAGCGCAACCTCGCCGCGGCCGCCCGCAAGGCGCTCGCCGGCACGGCTTCCGATGTCAGCGCCTTCCTGCGTACGGGCCAGTACGCCGCGTACGAGCTGGACCGCGCCGAACGGCTGCGCTGCAACACCTCCGGCGTCGTGGACGGCCCGAACCAGGCCGGCGGAGTCGTTTACGCCGTCGACTACACCGGCGACTGCATCGACGACCTGGGCAACCAGAACCCGTCCGGTCAGCTGCGCGCCTGGCGTGCCACCGGCGAGATCGCTACCGGCAAGCTGTTCGTCGGCCCGTCGAGCCTGGTCGGCGGCGGCTGGACGGCCACGAACATCCCGCGCATCGTGACCGGTGACTTCAACGGCGACTTCAAGGCCGACATCATCGGTCAGGCCTCCGACGGCAAGCTGCGCGCCTGGCCGTCCACCGGCACCGTCGGCGAGAACAAGCTCTTCACCGGCGCGGCCCGGATCGTCGGCGGCGGCTGGACGACCACCAACATCCCGCGCATCATCACCGGCGACTTCACCGGCGACGGCAAGACCGACATCATCGGCCAGGCCGCCAACGGTCAGCTCCGGGCCTGGGCGTCCACCGGCAACATCGCCGAGAACAAGCTCTTCACGACCGCCGCGTCCGGGATCGTGGGCAGCGGATTCACGGTGGCCGCGTACCCGCGGATCGTGACCGGCGACTTCAACGGCGACGGCAGGACGGACATCATCGGCCAGGCGGCCAGCGGGGAACTGCACGGTTTCGCGTCGACCGGGAGCATCGCCGACGGCAAGCTCTTCGCCGCGTACAAGGTGGTCGGTGGCGGCTGGACCACCACGAACATCCCGCGCATCATCACCGGCGACTTCAACGGCGACGGCAAGACCGACCTCATCGGCCAGGCCTCCGACGGCAGGCTTCGCGGCTTCCCGTCCAGCGGCGTCATCGACACCGGCAAGCTGTTCTCCGGCACCTATCCGATCGTCGGCGCCGGGTGGACCGCTACCAACATCCCGCGCATCGTGACTGGCGACTTCAACGGCGACGGCAAGACCGACGTCCTCGGTCAAGCCGCGAACGGCGAACTGCGCGGCTTCGCGTCCAGTGGCGTCTTCGGCGACAGCAAGCTGTTCCCGGGTGCCTATCCGATCGTCGGCGGCGGCTGGACCATCGCCAACACTCCGCGAATCTTCTGA
- a CDS encoding FG-GAP repeat domain-containing protein encodes MTISTRALTRRLLTAGLAAVTLTTVVPAVAQAAPVERATAAYLAMAEYDDRLAVAVKFGFGDNFTLVERNDCDFVVGLWDLLKEDPDFLEVSLAAEQAFTTSDPEDPEAADKACHEFIVTGVHAAYDRDIAREQRETEAKRLSDETRAAAASSINIVAGKNLLDATDTSFIQQIWNHVEDDADWPKVKAAASAALAGSAEDQKQFIATGLTAAAQQDTADRIAKDDAKTEAEKAAALAEAAKRFAANRIGMPVTEQLLALPDRDFITEVWNFAADGTEVQAAAIAAVRSLDPTVWKAFIDTGVNEAKDRDIQKALDAVEAADRKLVQDILTRAEAAFQRNLAAAARTALAGTAVDVSTFLRTGQYAAYELDRAERLRCNTSGVVDGGAQTGGVVNAVDFTGDCIDDLGNQNPSGQLHAWRATGEIATDKLFPGAASLVGSGWTTTNIPRIITGDFNGDFKADVIGQASTGELRAWRGSGTIGNSKLIYGAYQVVGGRAWNTTNTPRIITGDFNGDGKTDIMANYATGELRAWASTGNIAADKLFTVSGSVGTGFTVAAYPRIVTGDFNGDGKTDIIGQAANGELHAYASTGTIADNKLFASYKVVGSRWTTANFARILTGDYNGDGKTDIIGQAADGQLRGWASSGDISTDKLFPGAFSSVGRGWTVAAYPRIVSGDFNGDGRTDIIGQAANGELRAWPSNGVIGDSALYNGAARIVGSGWTIAAYPRIF; translated from the coding sequence ATGACCATCTCCACCCGCGCCCTGACTCGGCGGCTGTTGACCGCCGGGCTCGCCGCAGTCACCCTCACCACGGTCGTCCCGGCCGTCGCCCAGGCCGCGCCGGTCGAACGCGCCACGGCCGCCTATCTGGCGATGGCTGAATACGACGACAGGCTCGCGGTCGCCGTGAAGTTCGGCTTCGGCGACAACTTCACACTCGTCGAGCGCAACGACTGCGACTTCGTCGTCGGCCTGTGGGACCTGCTCAAGGAGGATCCGGACTTTCTGGAGGTCAGCCTCGCCGCCGAGCAGGCCTTCACCACGTCGGACCCGGAGGATCCGGAAGCCGCGGACAAGGCGTGCCACGAGTTCATCGTCACCGGCGTGCACGCTGCCTACGACCGTGACATCGCCCGGGAGCAGCGCGAGACCGAGGCCAAGCGACTCTCCGACGAGACTCGCGCGGCCGCCGCGTCCAGCATCAACATCGTCGCCGGCAAGAACCTGCTGGACGCCACCGACACCAGCTTCATCCAGCAGATCTGGAACCACGTCGAGGACGACGCCGACTGGCCCAAGGTCAAGGCCGCTGCCTCCGCGGCGCTCGCCGGGTCGGCGGAGGACCAGAAGCAGTTCATCGCCACCGGCCTGACCGCCGCCGCCCAGCAGGACACCGCCGACCGGATCGCGAAGGACGACGCCAAGACCGAAGCCGAAAAGGCCGCCGCCCTCGCCGAAGCCGCCAAGCGTTTCGCCGCCAACCGCATCGGCATGCCGGTCACCGAGCAACTGCTCGCCCTGCCCGACCGCGACTTCATCACCGAGGTGTGGAACTTCGCCGCGGACGGCACCGAGGTGCAGGCCGCCGCCATCGCCGCGGTCCGCAGCCTGGACCCGACGGTCTGGAAAGCCTTCATCGACACCGGCGTCAACGAGGCCAAGGACCGCGACATCCAGAAGGCCCTGGACGCCGTGGAAGCCGCCGACCGCAAGCTGGTCCAGGACATCCTGACCCGCGCCGAGGCCGCCTTCCAGCGCAACCTCGCCGCAGCCGCCCGCACCGCCCTGGCCGGCACCGCCGTCGACGTCAGCACCTTCCTCCGCACCGGTCAGTACGCGGCGTACGAACTGGACCGCGCCGAGCGGCTGCGCTGCAACACCTCCGGCGTCGTGGACGGCGGGGCGCAGACCGGCGGCGTGGTGAACGCCGTCGACTTCACCGGCGACTGCATCGACGACCTCGGCAACCAGAACCCGTCCGGCCAGTTGCACGCCTGGCGGGCCACCGGCGAGATCGCCACCGACAAGCTCTTCCCCGGCGCCGCCAGCCTGGTCGGCAGCGGCTGGACGACCACCAACATCCCGCGCATCATCACCGGTGACTTCAACGGCGACTTCAAAGCCGATGTCATCGGCCAGGCCTCCACCGGCGAGCTGCGCGCCTGGCGGGGCAGCGGCACCATCGGCAACAGCAAGCTGATCTACGGCGCCTACCAGGTCGTCGGTGGCCGCGCCTGGAACACCACGAACACCCCGCGGATCATCACCGGGGACTTCAACGGCGACGGCAAGACCGACATCATGGCGAACTACGCCACCGGTGAGCTGCGGGCCTGGGCGTCCACCGGCAACATCGCCGCGGACAAGCTCTTCACGGTGTCGGGATCCGTCGGCACCGGGTTCACGGTCGCCGCCTACCCGCGGATCGTGACCGGCGACTTCAACGGCGACGGCAAGACCGACATCATCGGCCAGGCCGCCAACGGCGAACTGCACGCCTACGCGTCGACCGGCACCATCGCCGACAACAAGCTGTTCGCGTCGTACAAGGTCGTCGGTAGCAGGTGGACCACCGCCAACTTCGCGCGCATCCTCACCGGCGACTACAACGGCGACGGCAAGACCGACATCATCGGCCAGGCCGCCGACGGCCAGCTCCGTGGCTGGGCATCCAGTGGCGACATCAGCACCGACAAGCTGTTCCCCGGCGCGTTCAGCTCGGTCGGCCGTGGCTGGACCGTCGCCGCGTACCCGCGCATCGTCTCGGGTGATTTCAACGGCGACGGCCGGACCGACATCATCGGCCAGGCCGCCAACGGCGAACTGCGCGCCTGGCCGTCCAACGGCGTCATCGGCGACAGCGCGCTGTACAACGGCGCGGCTCGCATCGTCGGCAGCGGCTGGACGATCGCCGCCTACCCGCGAATTTTCTGA
- a CDS encoding RICIN domain-containing protein, whose protein sequence is MIANSRALGRRLLTVGLAAATFATVVPAVAHAAPALSGTVLAAAAAEPNDKLAVAIKFGYGDDYALQELADRDFIIELWKRLKDNSDHLEVTAAAEQAFGTVADEENPAATELACHEFIVTGVFEAFDRDVAREQREAEAKRQSDAARAAAAASINVIAGAELLNATDTSFIQQIWDLVENNADWPKVKSAAAAALAGTAEEQQAFISAGMAAAAQQDTADRIAKDDAKTEAEKAAALARAAKQFAANRIGMPVTEQLLALPDRDFITEVWNFTEAGTEVQDAAIAAVRSLDPAVWKAFIDTGIHQARDRDIQEALDAAEAADRKLANDVVARADAAGNRNLALAGRRALAGNAQVVNDFVRVGQYAVRPDLPDRIQSGLTGMCMGVPSGAKERNTQIIQWPCSGAKDQGWQFFPKTAGYYQIRNVNSGLCLAMGSASTAANAYVIQWTCTNGREQQWAATADSTGFTRLKNLNSGMCMGLLNNAATQGTRVVQQACSTATAQGWHTRARGLVNFEAATLNNDAYTDVIATEVSSGRLYLYPGTAAGDAFGARVLIGNSGWNGMDKLATSRLNSDNYDDLIAVEKSTGKLWLYPGTASAGLGTRVEIGLSGWNNMEKLTASRFNADAYEDLLAVDVRDGKLYLYPGTAAGTLGSRVAVGTATGWNGYDKFVTGKFTRDDHNDLIAVEKATGKLWLYPGGSNGTLGTRIEIGTGGWNGVKELTAGHFNRDSYEDLLVTDNATGKVFYYPGTADGKIGSRVEIGIGS, encoded by the coding sequence ATGATTGCCAACTCCCGCGCACTAGGCCGGCGGCTGTTGACCGTCGGCCTGGCCGCGGCCACGTTTGCCACAGTCGTACCGGCTGTGGCCCATGCCGCACCGGCACTCTCCGGAACCGTGCTCGCCGCCGCCGCGGCCGAGCCGAACGACAAGCTGGCCGTCGCGATCAAGTTCGGCTACGGCGACGACTACGCGCTTCAGGAGCTCGCGGACCGCGACTTCATCATCGAGCTCTGGAAGCGCCTCAAGGACAACAGCGACCACCTCGAGGTGACTGCCGCTGCGGAACAGGCTTTCGGCACTGTCGCCGACGAGGAGAACCCGGCCGCCACCGAGCTCGCCTGCCACGAGTTCATCGTGACCGGCGTGTTCGAGGCCTTCGATCGCGACGTCGCCCGGGAGCAGCGCGAGGCCGAGGCCAAGCGGCAGTCCGACGCGGCCCGCGCCGCCGCCGCGGCCAGCATCAACGTCATCGCCGGCGCTGAGCTGCTGAACGCCACCGACACCAGCTTCATCCAGCAGATCTGGGACCTGGTCGAGAACAACGCCGACTGGCCGAAGGTCAAGTCCGCCGCCGCGGCCGCCCTCGCCGGCACCGCGGAGGAGCAGCAGGCGTTCATCAGCGCCGGGATGGCGGCCGCCGCACAGCAGGACACGGCCGATCGGATCGCGAAGGACGACGCCAAGACCGAGGCCGAGAAGGCCGCCGCCCTCGCCCGGGCTGCCAAGCAGTTCGCCGCCAACCGCATCGGCATGCCGGTCACCGAGCAGCTGCTGGCCCTGCCCGACCGCGACTTCATCACCGAGGTCTGGAACTTCACCGAGGCGGGCACCGAGGTCCAGGACGCCGCGATCGCCGCGGTCCGCAGCCTCGACCCGGCGGTCTGGAAGGCGTTCATCGACACCGGGATCCACCAGGCCCGGGACCGCGACATCCAGGAGGCCCTGGACGCCGCCGAGGCCGCCGACCGCAAGCTGGCGAACGACGTGGTGGCCCGGGCCGACGCGGCCGGCAACCGCAACCTGGCCCTGGCCGGCCGCCGCGCTCTGGCCGGTAACGCCCAGGTGGTCAACGACTTCGTCCGGGTCGGCCAGTACGCCGTACGCCCGGACCTGCCGGACCGCATCCAGAGCGGCCTCACCGGCATGTGCATGGGTGTGCCGTCCGGTGCGAAGGAGCGGAACACCCAGATCATCCAGTGGCCGTGCAGCGGCGCGAAGGACCAGGGCTGGCAGTTCTTCCCGAAGACCGCCGGCTACTACCAGATCCGCAACGTCAACAGCGGCCTGTGCCTGGCCATGGGGTCCGCGTCCACCGCGGCGAACGCCTACGTCATCCAGTGGACCTGCACGAACGGCAGGGAGCAGCAGTGGGCGGCGACCGCCGACAGCACCGGATTCACCCGGCTGAAGAACCTCAACAGCGGCATGTGCATGGGCCTGCTCAACAACGCGGCCACTCAGGGCACCCGGGTCGTGCAGCAGGCCTGCTCGACCGCGACCGCGCAGGGCTGGCACACCCGGGCCCGTGGTCTGGTCAACTTCGAGGCCGCCACGCTGAACAACGACGCCTACACCGACGTGATCGCCACCGAGGTCTCCTCCGGCCGGCTGTACCTCTACCCGGGTACCGCCGCCGGTGACGCCTTCGGCGCCCGCGTGCTGATCGGCAACAGCGGCTGGAACGGCATGGACAAGCTCGCCACCAGCCGCCTGAACAGCGACAACTACGACGACCTGATCGCCGTGGAGAAGAGCACCGGCAAGCTGTGGCTCTACCCCGGCACCGCGAGCGCCGGCCTCGGCACCCGCGTCGAGATCGGCCTCAGTGGCTGGAACAACATGGAGAAGCTCACCGCGAGCCGCTTCAACGCCGACGCCTACGAGGACCTGCTCGCCGTGGACGTCCGGGACGGCAAGCTCTACCTCTACCCGGGCACCGCCGCGGGCACCCTGGGCAGCCGGGTCGCGGTCGGCACCGCCACCGGCTGGAACGGCTACGACAAGTTCGTCACCGGCAAGTTCACCCGCGACGATCACAACGACCTGATCGCGGTGGAGAAGGCGACCGGCAAGCTGTGGCTCTACCCGGGCGGCAGCAACGGCACGCTCGGCACCCGGATCGAGATCGGCACCGGCGGCTGGAACGGCGTCAAGGAACTCACCGCCGGTCACTTCAACCGTGACAGCTACGAGGACCTCCTGGTGACCGACAACGCCACCGGCAAGGTCTTCTACTACCCGGGCACCGCCGACGGCAAGATCGGCAGCCGGGTCGAGATCGGTATCGGCAGCTAA